The following coding sequences are from one Rutidosis leptorrhynchoides isolate AG116_Rl617_1_P2 chromosome 11, CSIRO_AGI_Rlap_v1, whole genome shotgun sequence window:
- the LOC139875783 gene encoding putative disease resistance RPP13-like protein 1 yields MSSDLMKLARYEGIDTQLNKWTDKLTLIQDVLADADQTHITQQFVKTWLHRLRELAYDIDDVVDDLATEVIKRKLNQETHATSSKLLKLFPACCTNLYPRSMIYGHKMKSKVEEITSRLNDLADERNKLGLLGVNVKAKTGSKGKNVQFQQTSLIDKSTVLGREADTEALIAKLLEDEDLNRKVSVMSIVGLGGIGKTTLAKILYNDEKVKAGFELRAWVYVSQEFDVLKISNAIYRAVNGEEKTFDDLDLLHVALKEKLSKKRFLVVLDDVWNEDQSQWELLKSPFVGGYPGSKIIVTTRSRTVALMMDSVQLYDLKLLSDEIGMSLLAYSAMNEENFDKYPSLKVIAEGIVKKCNGLPLALVALGRVLKKNGKSDDKWQEVLDSEIWDTGDVRDILPALKLSYYDLPPHLKQLFAYCSFFPKGYLFVKDKLILLWMAEGFLSQSKESNNKMESMGRKHFEELTSRSFFQHSTDDETKYTMHDMMNDLAISVAGEFFFMLDDKTDENDVNYDFEKFRHFSFSERSAEYKKFKELHRSRCLRTFLPVSVDENFWTSFNTLDDVLPDLLPRLQLLRVLSLTYRSITNVPKSIGDLKHLRYLNFSRTKIEQVPDEVSELYNLQSLLVCDCLELVSLPNSFVKLTNLRHLDMSYTRYLNHTPLGIGRLKSLQTLSKVHIEGGNGFKVSDLKDLSYLEGHLSIKGLDKVIHTQQAMAADLKGKKGLVSLDMEWSDDVFNDSRNSEVEDEVIQSLRPHNRLKKLKIICYGGMKFPSWFGDTSFDKLTELSLKGCRNCTVLDNISFPKLEYLKIAEMLDLVKFSICDGDKTIGSLPHLREIYIEGCPKLSELSIRLVPSVEVNVGSSNKKSVKRKVNISDCDSLESFNCCNTVEELYIERCSSMTTLQQELPSSLKSLNVRKCKKLVSIGEKDVNFGSSNTVSVLRKVILQECESLESYSCPNNVETLAIHKCDSVTSLTFSTRELEFSSLKLLAVGSCKSLNSFPLLEHLQNLTSLEAMGIADCPNLEDSFPCGLWPPNLRKLGIGMLKKPLSEFGLQKYPTSLVELTLLGDDSGVTSFAMEGDATTTSTSFLLPPSLTHLTIWDFKDVESITGVVMQLTRLSYLYIKNCPNIKDVPDPTSSLTALLKITQKHMIFIETLYSFRPSTRLMKFLKDMHFYFLQIPEVAPDRSLGSRVKRISQEQLKWKVMSFQNSSPIAPARREGSRPCLRCD; encoded by the exons ATGTCTTCTGACTTGATGAAGTTGGCTCGATATGAAGGAATCGATACTCAGCTGAACAAATGGACGGACAAGTTGACCTTGATCCAAGATGTGCTTGCTGATGCAGACCAGACTCACATAACCCAACAATTTGTTAAAACGTGGCTACACAGACTTCGGGAATTGGCTTACGACATAGACGATGTGGTTGATGATTTGGCCACTGAAGTTATAAAGCGCAAACTGAATCAAGAAACTCATGCCACTAGTAGTAAGTTACTGAAGCTTTTTCCAGCTTGTTGTACTAATTTATATCCTCGTAGCATGATTTATGGGCATAAGATGAAGTCTAAGGTAGAAGAGATTACCTCTAGACTAAATGATCTTGCTGATGAGAGAAATAAACTAGGCCTGTTAGGTGTCAATGTGAAAGCTAAAACTGGATCCAAGGGAAAAAATGTACAATTCCAACAAACTTCACTAATTGATAAGTCCACTGTTTTGGGTCGGGAAGCGGATACAGAGGCATTGATTGCAAAGTTGTTGGAAGATGAAGACTTGAATCGAAAAGTAAGCGTCATGTCCATCGTAGGTCTCGGTGGGATCGGGAAAACAACTCTTGCAAAAATTCTGTACAATGATGAGAAAGTTAAGGCTGGGTTTGAACTGAGGGCATGGGTTTATGTTTCTCAAGAATTTGATGTATTGAAAATTAGCAACGCAATTTATCGAGCTGTGAATGGGGAGGAAAAAACATTTGATGACCTAGATCTGCTTCATGTGGCTCTGAAAGAAAAACTATCAAAGAAGCGGTTTCTAGTTGTATTGGACGATGTTTGGAACGAAGACCAGAGTCAATGGGAACTTCTTAAAAGCCCATTTGTTGGTGGCTACCCTGGGAGTAAAATCATTGTCACCACCCGCAGCAGAACAGTTGCTTTAATGATGGACTCCGTTCAACTTTACGATCTAAAGCTTTTGTCTGATGAGATAGGTATGTCGTTATTGGCTTATAGTGCAATGAATGAAGAGAACTTTGACAAATATCCATCACTTAAGGTAATTGCTGAAGGCATAGTTAAAAAATGTAATGGCTTGCCTCTAGCTTTGGTAGCGCTTGGGAGGGTGTTGAAGAAAAATGGAAAAAGTGATGATAAATGGCAGGAAGTGTTAGATAGCGAGATATGGGATACAGGGGATGTTAGAGATATTCTTCCAGCTCTAAAGCTGAGCTATTATGATCTCCCTCCACATTTGAAACAACTCTTTGCATATTGCTCTTTTTTTCCTAAAGGGTACTTGTTCGTCAAAGATAAATTAATTCTATTGTGGATGGCGGAAGGTTTCTTGTCTCAATCAAAGGAAAGTAACAACAAAATGGAGAGTATGGGTCGCAAGCACTTTGAAGAGCTAACTTCAAGGTCATTTTTTCAGCATTCCACGGATGACGAAACAAAATACACGATGCACGACATGATGAATGACTTGGCAATAAGTGTTGCAGGAGAGTTCTTCTTTATGTTGGATGATAAGACGGATGAAAATGATGTGAACTATGATTTTGAGAAGTTCCGTCACTTTTCATTCAGTGAAAGGTCTGCAGAATATAAAAAGTTCAAGGAATTACATAGATCGAGATGCTTGCGAACGTTCTTACCGGTGTCAGTTGATGAGAATTTTTGGACAAGCTTCAATACATTGGACGATGTTCTTCCAGATTTGCTTCCACGATTACAGCTCCTTAGGGTGCTAAGCTTAACTTATCGTTCAATCACAAACGTTCCAAAATCCATAGGTGATCTCAAGCATTTGCGGTACCTCAATTTTTCTAGAACAAAGATCGAACAAGTACCCGATGAGGTCAGCGAGCTTTATAATCTCCAAAGCTTGTTGGTCTGTGACTGTTTAGAGTTAGTTAGCTTGCCAAACAGTTTTGTCAAGTTAACAAATCTGCGACATCTTGACATGAGTTATACTCGATATTTGAATCATACACCTCTAGGGATTGGTAGGTTAAAGAGTCTACAAACTCTATCCAAGGTTCATATCGAAGGGGGTAATGGGTTCAAAGTATCTGACCTAAAAGACCTGTCATATCTTGAAGGTCATCTTTCCATTAAAGGATTGGACAAGGTGATACATACACAACAAGCAATGGCTGCCGACTTAAAGGGAAAGAAGGGTCTTGTTAGTTTGGATATGGAATGGAGTGATGATGTGTTCAATGATTCTCGAAATTCGGAGGTAGAAGATGAAGTAATTCAAAGTTTAAGGCCTCACAATAGGTTGAAGAAACTTAAGATTATATGCTACGGTGGAATGAAATTTCCCAGTTGGTTTGGAGATACCTCGTTTGATAAGCTCACAGAGCTTAGTTTAAAAGGATGCAGAAATTGTACAGTTTTGGATAATATATCATTTCCAAAATTAGAATATTTGAAAATTGCTGAGATGCTAGACTTGGTGAAATTTTCTATTTGTGATGGTGACAAAACAATTGGATCCCTTCCTCATCTTCGCGAAATTTATATAGAAGGTTGTCCGAAACTATCTGAGCTCTCAATTAGATTAGTACCATCAGTTGAGGTTAATGTTGGAAGTAGCAACAAGAAATCTGTCAAAAGAAAAGTAAATATTTCTGATTGTGATTCACTGGAGAGTTTCAATTGCTGTAATACAGTTGAGGAATTGTATATCGAAAGATGTTCTTCAATGACAACATTGCAGCAGGAGCTCCCATCCTCTCTCAAGTCTCTTAATGTCAGAAAATGTAAAAAATTGGTATCAATAGGAGAGAAAGACGTTAATTTTGGTAGTAGTAACACAGTGTCTGTCCTTAGAAAAGTGATTCTTCAGGAGTGTGAGTCATTGGAGAGTTACAGTTGCCCTAATAATGTTGAGACGTTGGCGATACACAAATGTGATTCAGTGACGTCATTAACATTTTCAACGAGAGAGCTGGAGTTCTCCTCTCTCAAGCTTCTTGCTGTTGGTTCTTGCAAAAGTTTAAATTCATTTCCTCTTCTTGAGCATTTACAAAATCTCACGTCTTTGGAAGCGATGGGTATAGCAGATTGTCCAAACCTGGAAGATTCATTTCCATGTGGGTTGTGGCCTCCTAATTTAAGGAAGTTAGGAATTGGAATGTTAAAGAAGCCATTATCAGAGTTTGGGTTGCAGAAGTACCCGACCTCACTTGTTGAACTAACCTTACTTGGTGATGATTCAGGAGTGACTTCATTTGCAATGGAAGGAGATGCTACTACTACTTCAACATCTTTTCTTCTTCCACCATCTCTAACTCATCTAACAATCTGGGATTTTAAGGATGTGGAATCAATTACAGGGGTGGTCATGCAACTCACTCGCCTCAGTTATCTTTATATTAAAAACTGCCCGAATATTAAAGATGTACCAGACCCAACTTCATCTTTGACG GCTTTATTGAAAATAACTCAAAAACATATGATCTTCATTGAAACTTTATATTCATTCAGGCCCTCCACCCGTTTGATGAAATTCCTTAAAGATATGCATTTTTATTTTTTGCAAATCCCTGAAGTTGCTCCTGATCGATCATTGG GTTCGAGAGTTAAACGTATTTCACAAGAACAATTGAAGTGGAAAGTTATGAGCTTTCAG AATTCAAGTCCGATAGCTCCTGCCAGAAGAGAAGGCTCAAGGCCATGTTTAAGATGTGATTAA